The Pongo abelii isolate AG06213 chromosome 11, NHGRI_mPonAbe1-v2.0_pri, whole genome shotgun sequence genome includes a window with the following:
- the FAM124B gene encoding protein FAM124B isoform X1: MDETQGPLAMTVHLLANSGHGSVLQRTLDQLLDCVCPEVRLFQVSEGASPVKYCEKSHSKRSRFPGMSVLLFLHESPGEDRLFRVLDSLQHSPWQCYPTQDTRGRLCPYLSANQEFYSLDSQMPIWGVRQVHCGSEILRVTLYCSFDNYEDAIRLYEMILQREATLQKSNFCFFVLYASKSFALQLSLKQLPPGMSVDPKESSVLQFKVQEIGQLVPLLPNPCIPISSTRWQTQDYDGNKILLQRWESSSVAQTGVRWCHRSSLRSSPSGFK, encoded by the exons ATGGATGAGACACAGGGGCCTCTGGCCATGACTGTCCATCTTCTTGCCAACTCTGGGCACGGCTCGGTTCTGCAGAGGACTCTGGACCAGCTCTTGGATTGCGTTTGCCCAGAGGTCCGGCTCTTTCAGGTGTCTGAAGGGGCCAGTCCTGTGAAATACTGTGAAAAGTCCCATTCCAAGCGGTCCCGGTTTCCAGGGATGTCTGTGTTGCTCTTCCTGCACGAAAGCCCGGGAGAGGATCGGCTATTTCGCGTCCTGGATTCTCTCCAGCATTCGCCATGGCAGTGCTACCCCACCCAGGACACTCGGGGAAGGCTGTGTCCCTACCTTTCTGCCAATCAGGAGTTCTACAGCCTGGACAGCCAGATGCCCATCTGGGGGGTGAGGCAGGTGCACTGTGGCTCCGAGATCCTGAGGGTGACGCTGTACTGCAGTTTTGATAACTATGAAGACGCCATCAGACTCTACGAGATGATCCTGCAGAGAGAAGCAACCTTGCAAAAGAGCAATTTTTGTTTCTTCGTGCTCTATGCCTCCAAGAGCTTTGCTCTGCAACTCTCCCTGAAGCAGCTGCCCCCGGGAATGTCCGTGGACCCCAAAGAGTCTTCGGTGCTGCAGTTTAAGGTCCAAGAGATCGGCCAGTTAGTGCCGCTGCTACCCAATCCATGCATTCCTATCAGCAGCACGAGGTGGCAGACTCAGGACTACGATGGCAACAAGATTCTGCTTCAG agatgggagtcttcctctgttgcccagactggagtgcggtggtgccatcgtAGCTCCCTGAGGtcttcaccttctgggttcaagtga